The genomic DNA ATGCTTCATATAAATAAGTTCAGATAGTCATTACGGAGCTCCTGCACGCACCTGAGCTGTTCATGTTAAAATGCTTCATATAAATAAGTTCAGATAGTCATTACGGAGCTCCTGTGTGCACCTGAGCTGTTCATGTTAAAATGCTTCATATAAATAAGTTCAGATAGTCATTACGGAGCTCCTGCGCGCACCTGAGCTGTTCTTTACTAGTTCTGTAAACTTTgcagtttgtttgtctttttataagaactgctttgtgaatatgacccGTAGATTCTAGAGGTCATCGTGCTTGCCAGAATTGTGACTGTTTGCTCACAGTAAAATATAAACAGTGATACAGTATATCAAACAAGGTTTAGGCTACTGAGATTTGATTAGCTTTTTTGTTGAGTTATTGGCCAAAATGGCAGCAAACATACACGAACAATGCAATCTTGTTTGCTTTCCAATAATACACGGCTGCTATCTTGTAATTGCAAGTCACAATCAGTTCAGGAAGAAGTGTATTAGGCTATTCATATTTGGTCTTGGGCAGAGCATTGTAAAGCTGATAAAACACTAACACTCATTCAAAGGGTCAACTGTCCAGATTAATGGGTCTCTACAGGAGACAGCTCTAAATACTTCCACTCTTCATCACAATATTAATCCTGCTGGTTTCTTATTGACCCACctaattattattactacattcaataaaaatgtgaattgaAGTCACTGGAAAAATCAGGGTTATACATTTAAGGATGACTTTGTTGATGGAggttgtttaaaattaaaaagacCCCTTAATATTTTCTACACTAGCAATGACTACATGGATTAACATTTCAAAAGCCCACCCAACCCTCCCACAGAGGCTGTTTCATATACAAATAAACACCtccattctactgtacagaacagtgttcCTCTCATTTCATTAATGGGTAATGTGATGGAGTACTCCAGAGCATTGttttactgtaatacagtacaagtTATACAAGATCATTTTgtagatcattcaaaatgaaagaatattcaaaagatttgtttacattttgaaagaatattgtaaaaacttGTCAGAGCACAAAAACAATACTGATATTGCTGACAGCAGGGTAAAGGTCAACCACAAGATAAAGAGGTTAGTCTGGTAAAATTCATACCGTACTTCAGTATCAGGAACTCAAGATCAACGAGGAAGTCCTGCTGCCAGGGGACATTACCTGGAATGTTGTGTTttgcttcttttttgttttcaaacaaataTTGCCTGAAACCCCTGCCCTGGGTCTTTGGATTATAATTATATCTTCTTCTGGACGCCAAAGCAATAAGCAAACATCTAGGGCTGAAAGCTAAGTGTGACAATGAATGGTGTTTATCTGCACCACTTTCAACCAGAAAATGCTAACCTTTAGTAAAGAGCAATGCCTGGAATGCAAAAACATCAAAGGTACTTGAGTACTACAAGCTCTGGCTTGACTACTCAATATATGGCCAAGACTTGGTTTGCACTGTACTGAATAGAATTTGATAATACCTTCATTCAATCATGAACATGAAAAGGTACACAACCAAGACCTACTGCAGCACATCCATCGTATGTACTGTAGAAATGTAAATCTGACAaagacagatgccttcatataacCTCCCTGTCCtgaatacagtcagcacttaCACAAGCATTAACTTTGGGGGAGTTTTGGGCTACCTTATCATCAATGGGAGAATCTAAGATGTTCAAGTACCctacttataaatgtattatgctaTATTCTTTGTGTTAGTTTGCAATAATATACTATGATGTATCTTATTATTAATCTACTTTATTATTGTTTAACAATAATTCTTTGTAACCAGTAACAATATTATTAGTGGAATTGGATTGAGTCTGTAAAACGGTTAATTGATAGAAACTCATGCTAGCATGTTGAAGTTTGGGGCCTCTCTCTTATCAAGAGGTAGGATCTCTAAAATATACATGGAGCCTCCTTAGCATTCCAATCCAGTACAGCAAAGgcaagtaaaatgaaaataacccAAATAGTGTAAGGACAGTTAAAATTGAATTAAAAGAAATAATGGTTTGTGACTTTACTATAAGGTAGAACAATATGACGTGTATTAGCCGAAAGTTTATAAGAATTTGgaactaagagaatatagtgcagaaattaacttgaaGTAAGAATTTTAGTCAAAATAGaatggtaccagtctgtgtcaggcataCCGCAAGCTTGCAAAAGAGAAGGTAATTAATCTTGGTAACCCTTGCATGTTTATAGTACCAGGCAGAGGGTGAAGTTTGGGGGTTTGGAATCCAAGGTTTATATAATGAGTGATctattacatataataaatattTCTTGGAACAAATGACGGGGGCGCATAGCATAGGACCATGGAATGCCATACATCTGAGAAGATGCTTACAAAAGAGTCTTCTATTAATGATGGATGACCTTGATAGAGAAGCAGGTGGTTCAGaacttgcctgaacaggatttttgtaaaaaaaaaaaaaacagagagaggtcacttTTAGTACTGAATGGCTAAAATGAGACTGTTATATTTTGATTATGTTCCTGATAGACTGAATTTAAGTGAGAATGCTTGAATATATAGTTTGATATAAGCTTTCTACCAGCCCCATATCCAATatattttagttaattgttaaaccacatctatgtATGTAATGAAGCCAACCAAATAAGGAGAAGGTCCTTTGATGTTAAAAGGGACACATATACACCAGGATAGGTGttatataataaaaaacacatcttCCTATGTACTGAACTGTATCcacatgcatgctgtgttcaggacCTCTCTGGTACCaagaaagaataacatcagttcaaaagttcaccttacatattttggagatgtagcagaggtggactaggggatgatggctaattaatcttatGAAGGGAGTTAccaggtgttttaaaaaaatgttattaacttgaaggacaggagctgttaaggctgattaatgtttaTAACTTAATTGAGACTTCTGACGCAAGAAGTGaggcaaaaactctataaaaaccgaGGTAAAACCTTTGTCAGGTATcaccaacttgctaactacaagttgtgtgatctatgctctgaagatctctgatcgaactgattgctgttggtgtcagGTTCAGAAGTCATTacctttgaagacagttcctgtccttacCTTATTCTATACATCTATATACAATTTgggaggtaagaactattttgaatctaTCTCTCTCCTATATTGATGCATTactataaggtatatgacttatgttttagtctatgagATTGATATAGtggatgttttaggacttagcggtgggcgtctttagttttatgcatgcgtagccttagggcaaaacatgttgtaaccatacAATGTATTGAATTATTAATGCTAacacctgttaaggcactggactgcccagtttgcctgtcagctgggattccacgtagtctgtaactactcaatccattttttagcagttaataaaccgaaggggtactaatactactctgattcattaaaacttcaaatcaaaTGAGTCTGCGTaaatttcttgattattaaaagtcatctggatacgttgcatgCCCAGTGCActaacgatccacttacaggagtctgaaacatcttcatgtcctcctgaacgtctcccgagtttaagagtgtgcttagagtatatatatatatatatatataaataaataaataaataaataaataaataaagagtatGTGCGAACCCGACACCAAACACTTAGAAACTTAGAACATATTATTAAACCACTGAAATGTCTGGTATCTGTGCCTTATTGTAGCTTTCAGCATCATTTCCCAATGTATTTAACACTTCTACTAATTCAAACCATGTTTAGAAACGTGTACTCCCTGGGTTAATTCAAATAGTCAATTGCATACAGTACACCGATAAATAGATCCATACATTTCAATCAAGGAGGTACAAATTTGAACAAAGCAAAATAGTTACCGTCAGTTTAGGTCCAGCAGGTTCTGATGTTTTCAtctaaaaatattaaacagaaacataCAGACAAGATCAATAACAGGTCCCGTCACTGGTGACAAGTCAGGGTTCTTCTGCAGCAGGCTGCTTTCTACAGCAGGTATACATTAGTGCAGAGGACTGACTGTTCTGAAGACACATGGTCTATATTGCAGGTTTTACTTGAACGCCTTCAAATTCAGTACTTTATTACTTATACCCTGTTTACACTAGGCACTTTTAAGCCGTCTCTGAGACGGCTTAGatcttttttttgtagtgtaaacgCAGCCGTCCCAGGTCCAGACGTCCTAAAAGTGTCCTGCTCTAGAAATCTGGTAACTCTAGATGTGAATATATGTATAAACACTACTGTCAGGTCCAAAAGCgctttacttttaaacaaaggactgTATTCGCCCCTAGAATGGCATCTTTTGATTAATGAAaggctttattattttaattgtatcatTGATAGTACCGTGATGCGCTGTTAGCATCTGGCGAATAAACTTGAGTTCTGGGGGGAGAACGGACACaattgaaagttgcagatattTCTTTTTAGCTATTAAACGAATGAGGCCAAACAGGGCACTAATGTGTCTTTGAACACCCTGCGAGTTTGGCTTACCTCATGTTCCCTATGCTCCTTGTATCTCCTTGCTGCCTCGTGCCTCCACAGCTTCAGGCAGACGATCGCGCTGACGAGGTACATCAACACGGTGACAAACAGAAAGATCATCCCTGCCGTCTGCCCCCCTTCCACTCGGCAGAAGGCTCCATTGATGCCGTTGTTAAACAGCGGGTAGGAGCAGAGCCCTCCTCGATTCGCGTCGTTCACATAGACGATCGCGGCGGCCAGGTACAAAATGAAGAGGGCAATGTTCAGGCCAAACTCGGTCAGGGGCCACCAGTGGGAGTCCAGGAGAATGGTGCGGTAGTACATGGTCATGCCGAGAACCAGAAGGATCACGGTCACCAGCCAGGCCAGCCCGGCCACCACCAAGATGAAGGGAGTTTTGGGCCCACTGTAGTAGTACCCCCCATATGCGCTGCTCCCCCCGTAATCGTAAGGCTGCCGGTACCCAAACATGTTGAACCACTCGTTGTCCTTGTGAATGTAGGCGCAGACGCAGGCAAAGACAGCCGCGCCGAGCAGCAACTCAAAGATAGCCAGGATTCGCAGCAGGCCGGGCCAGGACTTCATGTACGAGTATTTCATGTGGTATTCCTCCACCCTCTCGCTGTAGGTCATTGCCGTACGGTGTGTCCTCCTGTCCAGGGAATCGTAGGGGTCATGTGGGAGCATGGGCAGGCGGGAGTTGTAGCTGCTCCCCGTGCCCCCGTAGGGATCCCGGTAGGAGCTGGCGGCCGAGGTCTTCATCTTGCGGGTGTCAAAGGAGGGGGAGGCTGGAGGGGAGCACTCCTTCCCACGGCTGACGGGGCTGTCCGAGTCTGCGGCAGGCATGTCCCGCTGCGGCTCGCTGCGGCTGCCCCGGAAGAAGTTCTTCACGGAGTCCGGGATGAACCGCCTCACGGGTTTCAGTTCTAGGGCTTCGATCGGCTCGTCGCTCTCGCTGTGGTAAAACTCAGGGCCGACGGGAGGGTGTATGGGTAGtgggggaggaggaagggggtCAGAGCTCCGGGCCAAATCGCTGCCCCTCAGCTCATCCAAAGACCTTCTTGAGTCCACTGGAACAGGGGGGTCCACTGAAACCTCATCATATCGAGGGCCCCGGATCCGATCGAATCGGACTGAAGAATTTCCTCCAGACGACATCTGAAATATTCTCTGCCCTGGAGGGGGGAATAGGAAGGGACAACATTTGTTTTACCTCATCTGGAAACAAGAGCCCCATTAAAGCTGTACACAAGTTTAAATGGTTAGTTACAGAAAACGAAATGGTGTACAATTACCAGTAATTCCACATTTTTAATACACCTACAATCTTTTACAATCTCACCCAATGTGACCCAATACAAAAGAACTACTCACctccaccacttaaaaaaaaaatactaagatGTTTTTTCATCCCCctacccctctcctctccacaccaCCCCCCAGACGAGGGAACTAAACTGAGGAGACGTTATTAATTTTTCCTAGTGAaactagtgaaaaaaaaacactaacccGAAGGAATTGGTTTGCTTAGGAGTGGGTTTAGTTTTCCATCCCATGTTACACAGGTTTCCCAAGAGGAAAGCCAGCTGTTGTTCTGTTAGGTCTTTGTCAAGATGCTTTGTTTGCTCTGCCTCTGGATAATCAAACCAGACCAGGCCCGGTAACGCTCATTTTCTACACAGTGCCCTGCTGGAGGCAATTAGCTTACTCCGGACAAACACTTCCATCTGCTTGAAAATGGAATTCCTGGCATTTGCGCTTGACTTGTTTCTCTGTActgtcagtacagtacagtaggtctTGCACGGCTGTGAAAAGGGGCTCTTGTTGGAGTATTTCCATCACTCACTGGCACTGGTTCAACTAACTAATCCTGTGTTTAAAGGCAAATTAGCAGATGGCTCCAGTCTCCATCTCAAAATGAGAGAAAATGTCTAGGGCGTATTAATATACCCATCATACTAAGACATCTAAGATCCCCAGCAGCACGATGGACATGTCCACTAGGAGGCACGCGGGTAGCTTGCATAATGACTAGAAAGTGAAGCAACCCATTTAGCAATAGGTAGGAACAGCATTGTGGTTTTCAGATAGAGGTAATCAGATGGTGTACAGGGATTTTTATACACAATGTCAGAATTCAGTCTCTGTCCATTGTACTGCAGGAGATAGATGCCTTACAGTTTACGTAGAGTCATCCTCATTTTACATTGTGCAGCTATGTGCCCCATTGACCACATATTAGCCTTTTTAACCTGCCTTTTTTAGAATATATTCTCTTGCACATGTTCAGTGAAACTGCGATTCTGAGGATTAAAGTATGGTGTACTATTTGATATGCCCTGGTGATTTCATCACATTCTGAGAGACCCTGGAAACTGTCTGTGTTTGCTGCTTTGGCATGGCCCGTGTTTCATAACAGTCCAAGTAAGTGACCCATGAAGTGTTAATATTACATCATCTGCCAGCTGCAGTATGTGATAAAGTAAAGCAAGAATCCATCAGTCTCACCACCATATAACCCACAAGGCCTACATCGTATTACATCTTGTTACTTAAAGTATGACATCTCTCAACTGAAAATCCTACCTGCATTTAAGTGCTTAAGTACAGTAGGTCCCAGGGAAAAGTGACAAAGGCTATCAAAAAGATATGACTGCAACTTTTTCTGTAACTACCACCTGCAGAAAATGACTTGGCAGTTTTGTGAAAGCAAGCAATTCCAAACCAGCTTCTAAGCACATCATTTATACCCCTCCGGTACAATGTTCTGCATGTATCTGAACCAGGGCCCGTTACAAACAAAGGGGTGCCTTTCAAAGCGCTTCCTCCGGTCTTTACTTCTGTTTTTTGAAAGCAGAAAAAACTgatgattttaaaacataattgtaaAACCACCAAGCAGAACAATTCAATGCCTCTTCAGCACTCAAGCTGCTTGCTTCTCATTTCGTAACATGGAATTTTCTCctctcacaaaataaaacaggagcTAATTAGATGCTGGAATAAAAGCTTTGCAAAAATGTCCCAATGTGTTTTCCTACCAGGGTCAAATCTAAAGAGCCTTTAGGTTATATgtagggcgtctgattttcgagtgaatttttttttccaaatttaggtgaatgctttttttaaaaatcgggtagaattatttattggtgaaatcaggtggatttatatatacatatatataatcaagaaagaataaagaTTCAGGTAGAAAttgggttttatttagaaagaaataaatgcttaagcacaaagtgttgacaacaaagttgtcgTCAACAGTTTAAACCCCCAACGTAGGCAAACTTTTGacgacatctctctctctctctcacacacacacacactgtatatggaggcatGTCCCCATTTCAATCAATTTATATTTTGTAGTAGAGTTGCAGGTATAATTGCTCACAGAACAtacaggaaaactaaacaactttactccatgctgttttacaaagagaaacgatcgcctgttacatctaaatgctcttggcttaaacacacactcataaaacaaataactgaaaaaaagcattcgggggggggggggggggggggagataaatCGGGTTAAACCCGAAAATCAGACACCCTAATTATATGTTGTGGCATTGCATCAATGACAGAATGAGAGCAGAAAGGAATTCAGATTTGCTAAACCCTCTTGGCTTATCAAAGGGGTTTGAATGCAGCCGAGATAAACTGGTCGATTGATAATGCAtagtaaagctttttttttttccacaatgaTGTTCTGAAAATAGCTGTTCTCTATCTGGGAAGGCTGGTTTATTGTAACTGTGTACTCCCTAAGGGAGGAATGGGTTATTGGCTAAAGAACACGTTTCAAATTCAAGACTCAAATCACACAGATCAGGCACACTTACCTACCAACTTccacaactattaaacactcaactcCATTTAGAAATACGTGTCACTTAATTTCAGAGattccaaacaaacaaataaacaacagctGCAGGACACAAAGCACAGAATAATCCCACTcagcaattattttcttttagttttaatcAGCTGTTACTTTTGCTATTTGAGttgcacaataaaacaaaaattgtgaTGAAAGACTGCTGGCAAGAAAGGAATAAGTGGACCATGGCTAACCAACATTTTTATACTTAAACGTCATTACTGTATTTTTTGTACTGGTGAATTAAgttaattataattaaacatCATTGTCATATTTCAAAGTTGGAGTGATTTAGAATGATCCGAAAGGCTCAAATCAATCAAAGCATGCAACCTCCTCTTTCTGTTAGTATCGAACTATTAGCATAATTGCTTATCATTATAATTAGTGGGTTAGTCTTAATAAAAATGGTTTCACTTAAGTACCTCGTAAGCACGCAGCAACTCAGCAAGACTTACATGGCCTTGCTGGAAACGTCCAAGCTTTCTCTCACCAAGGAGCCAAGCACCTGCAAGAGAGATAATGGTGAAACCTGTCACTCATATTAACACACCATCAGTGAATAGACACATCAGTGCTATTGTGTGATCTGCTGCTATTCAAGCTTACTTCCCCATGCAAATTGAACCCATCAACAGGACAGCATTTGGAGTGCactttacagggatggaaataagtctcccTTTGCATAGATGTTTgccccattcctggttttactgtttaATATGACACCCCTGAGTTTGTTAtctatgcactgtggctaatcaagcttgtattaaaacctggaatgggtgaaactgctattcaataggaGTTGTATTTCCACTCCTGCTTTATAATGGTCATCAAGACTGGTTTACTTTTAAATGACCAATGCAATGTATCTTAAGAGAACCCATGTGGGTGCTTTAATGTGGCCTGAAGTCAAATCTATTTTCAACATGTATTCTTTAGAGTAAAACTATAAGCAGGTAAGTCAGGTAAACACATGTTTCAGCTAGTGTGTCCTTCACAGATTAAAGCGTTCTGAAGTTATGTACAACCTTACATTTAATCTTTAAATCAAACTGGTTACTGGGAAACACTTATCAAATAATCTGGTTTCTGCGTTTAAATAATGCCTTGAATGTGTTTACTTCCAGTATCTGCACTCATTGTGTGCTATATCGACTG from Acipenser ruthenus chromosome 2, fAciRut3.2 maternal haplotype, whole genome shotgun sequence includes the following:
- the LOC117403807 gene encoding MARVEL domain-containing protein 2-like isoform X2, which gives rise to MSSGGNSSVRFDRIRGPRYDEVSVDPPVPVDSRRSLDELRGSDLARSSDPLPPPPLPIHPPVGPEFYHSESDEPIEALELKPVRRFIPDSVKNFFRGSRSEPQRDMPAADSDSPVSRGKECSPPASPSFDTRKMKTSAASSYRDPYGGTGSSYNSRLPMLPHDPYDSLDRRTHRTAMTYSERVEEYHMKYSYMKSWPGLLRILAIFELLLGAAVFACVCAYIHKDNEWFNMFGYRQPYDYGGSSAYGGYYYSGPKTPFILVVAGLAWLVTVILLVLGMTMYYRTILLDSHWWPLTEFGLNIALFILYLAAAIVYVNDANRGGLCSYPLFNNGINGAFCRVEGGQTAGMIFLFVTVLMYLVSAIVCLKLWRHEAARRYKEHREHEMKTSEPAGPKLTGAVVGDGRAGAPAVIHKEFRPVDMKPGVLSGHIPAGHIPKPLVVPDYVAKYPSIKTDDERDRYKAVFNDQHSEYKELHAEVQAVLKKFTEMDSVMKKLPRFPENQMEHDRICNIFGEYEKKKNDPAFLEKKERCEYLKSKLSHIKQKIQEYDKVMGWNDGYST
- the LOC117403807 gene encoding MARVEL domain-containing protein 2-like isoform X1 produces the protein MSSGGNSSVRFDRIRGPRYDEVSVDPPVPVDSRRSLDELRGSDLARSSDPLPPPPLPIHPPVGPEFYHSESDEPIEALELKPVRRFIPDSVKNFFRGSRSEPQRDMPAADSDSPVSRGKECSPPASPSFDTRKMKTSAASSYRDPYGGTGSSYNSRLPMLPHDPYDSLDRRTHRTAMTYSERVEEYHMKYSYMKSWPGLLRILAIFELLLGAAVFACVCAYIHKDNEWFNMFGYRQPYDYGGSSAYGGYYYSGPKTPFILVVAGLAWLVTVILLVLGMTMYYRTILLDSHWWPLTEFGLNIALFILYLAAAIVYVNDANRGGLCSYPLFNNGINGAFCRVEGGQTAGMIFLFVTVLMYLVSAIVCLKLWRHEAARRYKEHREHEMKTSEPAGPKLTQGAVVGDGRAGAPAVIHKEFRPVDMKPGVLSGHIPAGHIPKPLVVPDYVAKYPSIKTDDERDRYKAVFNDQHSEYKELHAEVQAVLKKFTEMDSVMKKLPRFPENQMEHDRICNIFGEYEKKKNDPAFLEKKERCEYLKSKLSHIKQKIQEYDKVMGWNDGYST